One Rhododendron vialii isolate Sample 1 chromosome 2a, ASM3025357v1 genomic region harbors:
- the LOC131316584 gene encoding sodium/calcium exchanger NCL2-like has protein sequence MTRPRFITLILLLLLLSITHLGSSRIISLTSDGAAESNSTSRSSTAILKLKLTTTTVTCEPVYGFLPCTTELWGQLFLIVVYEYLISLGNNYVSEGSELFFNMIGPGIFGASLFHILGTIPMVVLMLVSGLNASTTSVEEQAEMGMGFLAGSAVMLLTLVWGSCIAFGSTDFSRTFSSDNQNQKPFSFTGFGVSTDAETSYTARIMILSMVPFLILQLPKVLNSSAGTRVTVLVSLLVTIVLLFAYCFYQVFQPWIQNRRFEYLLHKYIDDKLLRLFVTNGNPNITFMKELFQEVDKNKNANISPAELRVLFLGIQLKEEGEASVSNTKDFADKVMEAFDTSGDARIDEAEFVNGMVKYISDAVQSSKTDQDPNGFKFFGRHAKSGSKEEEKSLVSQKKDSSNSPQSGSGKSWLNYLKASFYLILGTAITALLGLPLMEAVADFATAANISSFAVSYVVIPLALNYRQVLSTITSARKKTRKAISLTLSEIYGAVFMNNMMGLAMFLALVYIRNLSWDVSAEVLVVLVICTAMGIFTSVCTKFPIWTSFVAFLLYPISLLLLYVLTTVFGWS, from the exons ATGACAAGACCCAGATTTATCactcttattcttcttctcctcctcctctcaatCACCCACTTGGGTTCTAGCAGAATCATTAGTTTGACATCTGATGGTGCTGCAGAAAGCAACTCTACAAGCAGATCCAGTACTGCCATTCTTAAACTGAAGCTCACCACAACAACAGTGACTTGTGAGCCCGTTTATGGATTCTTGCCTTGCACGACAGAGCTATGGGGGCAACTCTTTCTGATAGTGGTATATGAGTACTTGATCTCACTTGGAAATAACTATGTTTCAGAGGGGTCTGAGCTGTTTTTCAATATGATTGGACCTGGGATTTTTGGTGCTAGCTTGTTCCACATTCTTGGGACTATCCCGATGGTGGTTTTAATGCTTG tgTCAGGACTTAATGCAAGCACAACAAGTGTTGAAGAACAGGCAGAAATGGGAATGGGGTTCCTAGCCGGATCAGCAGTCATGCTTCTCACTCTAGTATGGGGCTCTTGTATTGCTTTCGGCAGCACTGATTTCTCAAGGACTTTTTCATCAGACAATCAAAATCAGAAGCCATTCAGCTTTACAG GTTTTGGTGTTAGCACTGATGCTGAAACTAGCTACACAGCAAGAATCATGATTCTATCCATGGTCCCATTTCTCATCCTTCAACTCCCCAAAGTTCTCAATTCATCCGCGGGGACACGTGTGACGGTCCTAGTTTCTCTCCTTGTTACAATTGTGCTCCTTTTTGCTTACTGCTTCTATCAG GTTTTCCAGCCATGGATTCAGAACAGGAGATTCGAATACTTGTTGCACAAATACATCGATGACAAGTTGCTTAGACTTTTCGTCACCAACGGCAACCCTAACATAACATTCATGAAAGA gctattTCAAGAAGTGGACAAGAATAAGAATGCAAACATATCGCCAGCAGAATTGAGAGTGCTATTTCTTGGGATACAATtaaaagaagaaggagaagcaTCGGTATCGAATACGAAAGATTTTGCGGACAAGGTCATGGAAGCATTTGATACCTCTGGGGATGCTCGTATAGATGAGGCAGAGTTCGTCAATGGCATGGTGAAATATATTTCAGATGCCGTGCAATCTTCCAAAACTGACCAAGACCCTAatggttttaaattttttggtcgCCATGCTAAG AGTGGTAGTAAGGAAGAAGAGAAGAGCTTGGTGAGCCAAAAGAAGGACAGCAGCAACAGCCCGCAGAGTGGCAGTGGTAAATCATGGTTGAATTACTTGAAAGCCTCATTTTACTTGATTCTTGGGACTGCAATTACAGCCCTACTGGGATTGCCCCTGATGGAGGCGGTTGCGGATTTCGCTACTGCTGCAAACATCTCCTCGTTCGCTGTATCGTACGTGGTGATTCCCTTGGCCTTGAACTACAGACAGGTGCTGTCGACAATCACTAGTGCAAGAAAGAAGACTCGGAAGGCCATTTCTTTGACGTTGTCTGAg ATCTACGGTGCAGTGTTCATGAACAACATGATGGGATTGGCAATGTTTTTAGCACTCGTGTACATAAGGAACCTCTCATGGGACGTCTCGGCCGAGGTTTTGGTGGTTCTGGTTATTTGCACGGCCATGGGCATTTTTACCAGTGTGTGCACAAAATTTCCAATCTGGACAAGTTTTGTGGCATTTCTTCTGTACCCGATTTCTCTGTTGTTGCTTTATGTTCTTACCACCGTGTTTGGATGGTCTTAG